Below is a genomic region from Echinicola rosea.
ACATATTGTGGACATTGATTTTAGCAAAATCAAGATATACAGCGGCAACTATACCTTCTGGTACGAATCTTCCCAGCTGGCCGCCAAGCAAAAGACGGATCAAAACAAAAAAGCAGAGGAAAAGCGAAAGGAACTACAGCAGTTTATCGAGCGATTTTCTGCCAACGTGGCCAAGTCCAAGCAGGCCACTGCCAGAAAGAAAATGCTCGAAAAACTCAGTGTGGAAGACATCCAACCTTCTACACGTAAATACCCTGGCATTATCTTCAAACCTGAAAGGGAAGCTGGCGACCAGATTTTCATGACCGAAGAGCTGGAGCTAAAAGATGAAGGGACGACCTACTTCACCGATGTCAACCTGATGGTGGACAAAGGAGACAAAATCGCCTTTATCTCAAAGACCAAGCAAGCCGTGAATAAATTCTTCCAGACCATTATGGAAGAAATCCCGACCCAAAAGGGAGAATTCAAGTGGGGCGTGACCATCAACAAGGCTTATCTGCCAAATGACAATTCGGAATACTTCAAAACCGACCTGAATCTGATCGATTGGTTGCGTCAGTATTCTTCCAACCAAGAAGAGGCATACGTAAGGACATTTCTTGGAAGAATGCTCTTTACGGGAGAAGAAACGCTGAAGTCAGCATCTGTGCTTTCCGGAGGGGAAAAAGTACGGTGCATGATCTCCAAAATGATGCTGCAAAACCCAAACCTGCTCGTCATGGACGAACCTACCAACCACTTGGATCTGGAATCCATCACAGCATTTAACAATGCCATCATAGAATTTAACGGAACCGTTTTATTGTCTTC
It encodes:
- a CDS encoding ABC-F family ATP-binding cassette domain-containing protein, which codes for MISVDNLSLKFGKRTLFDEVNLKFTPGNCYGVIGANGAGKSTFLKILSGDQDSTTGSVNITPGQRMAVLKQNHFEFDEVEVLKTVIMGHKKLYSIMEEKDAIYMKPDFSEEDGLRASELEAEFAEMDGWNAESDAAAMLSGLGISEDLHHALMKDLAGNQKVRVLLAQALFGNPDILILDEPTNDLDADTINWLEDFLVNFKNLVIVVSHDRHFLDAVSTHIVDIDFSKIKIYSGNYTFWYESSQLAAKQKTDQNKKAEEKRKELQQFIERFSANVAKSKQATARKKMLEKLSVEDIQPSTRKYPGIIFKPEREAGDQIFMTEELELKDEGTTYFTDVNLMVDKGDKIAFISKTKQAVNKFFQTIMEEIPTQKGEFKWGVTINKAYLPNDNSEYFKTDLNLIDWLRQYSSNQEEAYVRTFLGRMLFTGEETLKSASVLSGGEKVRCMISKMMLQNPNLLVMDEPTNHLDLESITAFNNAIIEFNGTVLLSSYDHAFVQSTANRIIEFTPNGTIDRRMSYDDYLESDEIKALRESMYQKG